The genomic window CAGAGCCAAACTTTTACCGTGCCATCATTACTTGTTGTAGCTAAGTATTTTCCATCTGAGCTAAAAACTACTGTCTTAATATCATTATTAGTCAACCGTGAAATTTCTCGACCACTAGGAACTTCCCATATCCTTGCAGTTTTATCTGCACTTGCTGTTGCTAAATATTTACTATCTGGACTGAATGCGACAGAGTATACATAACCTTCATGTCTCATACAAGTTATTTCTTTACCGTTAGTAAATTCCCATATCCTTGCAGTTTTATCTGCACTTGCTGTTGCTACATATTGGTGATTTGGACTGAATACAACAGTGGATAAATCATTTGTCGGAAAATAAATTTTAAACATAAATTTAAATATTTTTTAATTTCGATAAAAAAGATGAAACAAAACTTTAATCAATATTCTCATGAGCTATTTGTATAATTTTATTTTCATTACCCAAACTCCAAATTATGGCAACACCATCAGACCTTGCTATAGCTAAGTATAAATTTTCTTCATCACAGCTAAGAGTAACATTATTAACTTTAATTTGTCTATCGTTATTTTGTTTAACTACTGTTACTTCTGTTTCTTCATAGGTAATATACTTGGATTCTTCTTGGCTTAGAACCTCCCAAACCTGATTAGCAGTATTTTGGTTTGTCTGCGAGTGAGCTATTTTATCTTCAATAGACAGTACACGTATTTCCCACATTCTATTATTAAGAGTTTCTATTGCAATAGCTAAATACTTCCCATCTGGGCTAAAAATCAAACTACGTATAAGCTTGCCTAAGTCTTTACCTTTTATCAAAACTAATGACTCACTTGTGTAATCTTTCCATCTTTTTATATACAGCGTATTATCTTTAATTACTGTAGCTATATATTCTCCATTTGGGCTAAAACATAACAACTTTACAGGCATATCATAAACAATGTGAGATACAAGTTCTTTCCCATTGTTTATGTTCCATATTTGAATGTTTTTGTTTTCATATATAGTGGCTAAATGTTTGCAATCTGGACTAAAAACAGATCCACACATAATTTCATTATTAATAGATTGTACATCTTTAGTTTTATAGTCAATAGAAGTAACTTCTGGCATACAATCCAACTTCCATATTTGAGCAGAAGAACTGGCTATTATATGGTCTTCATTGTAAACAGGGCTGAAAACTATTTTATGAACATAAGTATCATGATTTATTCGCGCAGATTCTTGCCCACTATCAATTTGCCATATATGCGTAATTCCAGATCTACCTGTTGTCGCTAGATATTTCCCATCAGGGCTGAAAGCAAGAGAGTATAAAATATCTGTATGAGGTATACGAATTATTTCTTTTCTGGTAATGATATCCCATACACTTACAGTATATTTTTGCTTAGATAAGTCATTAACTGCTGTTGCTAGATAACTTCCATCAGGACTAAAAACAACAATAGAAACTTCTTCTTGTTCTATGCTTTTGAACTCTTGCTCGCTATCCCACATCACAAAAATAACCTGATTTTTATATGACAGTGCTAAACACTCTAAATTAGGGTGTAAAGCAATGGCACTAATCTCACTTTCAGAAATAAGTTTTCTTATTGGAGTTAATTTTCTATTTATTAATTGCCAAAATATTACTTGGCTTTTATGAACTATAGCATTAACTTGAGGGTCAAAGTAAGATAATGGTAAAACTGCTACAATATAATTCCTAGAGGCGCAAAAATCAATATCTATTATTATTGTTCGTAAAGTTTCACTACTTATTGCCTTACCCGTTAATAATTCCCAAACCCAAATAGTATGATAATCGTATTGATATGCATTGTTAATAAAAGATTCATTACTAATAGTAACTAAATAATCGTCATCAATGAAAAAAGATGAAGAAATAGAAAAGTTATAATTATGAGAATTAAGCGGAGGTGAAATTTGTTTTCTATGTTTTAGAGACTTAAGAAGTATGTTACTATTCCACTGCCATATTTGAACAGTATCTTCTTCTTGATGAACAGCTAAAAGATTGCTATCTAAACTGAATGATATAGCTGTTGTCATATTTTTATATTCATTTTTTAAATTTAATAGAGGACGAGCTAGTAGACTTAATCCTTGTCTTAAAGCCTGATCTGTTTCTACAGAGTGATAGCGTTTCACAGATTCTACAGCTAGTAAAACACTACGTTCTAGTAAACGAGGTTGTTGATTTCGTAGTAGTTCTGATTGTGCTGCTAATTGGCGTGCAAGAGCAATTTTACGCTGTTCTTCTGCTTCTTCATATAACTTTTTCCAATGCAGTTCTTGCTGAATTTGATACTCTTGACTGTTTTGAATAAACTCTTTTGCTAAATTCGATAGAGGCACAGTATCTACCTCATTATGAAGAAATTTCTCGATTTCAGCTAACCTTAACCCTGTTAATAAATAATCCTGAGATTTCTCTTTATCTTGCCACTCTTCTGCCGCAGCCTGAATCTTGCGCTCAGTTCTAATCGCCTCCCGATTATTATCCAGCAACTCCCTCAACCTTGACCAATGGCGAATCAAAGCTTCATGAGCCACATCCACTACCGCCACCTTTTCTTTACCTCTGCGTTGTTCGCTAGTCACAATTAACTTGGCTTTTGCCAGTTTTTGAATTACTTGCTCTACCAACTGTGCAGATTTACTCAAAGAAACTAAATCTCGCTGCGGAACTTGCTTGCGCGTGTCTGGTGTCCCTTCTCCTAACTGAGTCAAATTAATAAAAATCAAGTCTGCTATTTTTTGTTCTTCAACTGACAATTCTTTGTAAGTTTGTTCTGCCAAATTTTCTAGAGTTTTTCTGACTCCACCTAATTGGTGATAACTATCTAATTTCAACCAATTGAATGTTTGCCGTTGCCAAAGCTGCTCTAAAGTATATGACAACAAAGGCAGCATTCCCGGCTCGGCTTCTTGTGTTGGTTGTTCTACTGCAATTCCTAAGTCTTGGAGAATAGCATTAATTAAATTTTCCTCAATCTTCCGTCCTAATTTGGCGGCTGGTTCGCGAATTGCTCGCTGTAACTCTTCCACAGACATGGGAGTTACCATCACTAAATTGCTTTCAATTAAATCAGCCAGTTCATGATGTGCCGCACACTTACCTAAAAAATCATCGCGCATGGCAAATATGAGGCAGAGTTTATCTGCTGTTTGTTGCAGCGCTCCTAATAAACTAGCAATAAACTGCTGGCGATCGCTTAGATTTTGACACACTGTAAAAATCTCTTCAAACTGATCGATAATTAGTAGAGTGCGGGGCGAGCGCGATGCTTTAATTAATCTTGCTAGTCCTGTTGCTCCTTCATTTATTGCATCTTCGGCTATTTTTAACTGTTCTGCGCGTTGGATATCTGTGGCTGACTCATCCAAAAAAGCCGTTGCTAAACTTACCAAAGGTTGTTCTGCGGGAGTAAAAATCCGAATTTTCCATTCCTCTGTTCCCGGTAATCGTCGCTGTTGCTGTAATTGATAAATTAACCCCGCCCGCAATAGAGAAGATTTACCACTCCCCGATACCCCCAAGACTGCTAAAAAATTTCCCTTCCCCACCTGAATACTTTGAATCAGCTTTTGAGTTAATAGTTCTCGCCCATAAAAATAATCAGCATCTGCAACTTCAAAAAAGCGTAACCCTTTGTAAGGACAAACTCCATCGGGGATATCGATCAGAACATCTTCCCGTTCACCAGTAAGAATAATTTCTTGGTTGGGGTTATACCATATCGGCTGTTGAGGAGTATCTTTCAGGGTTTGGGCAATATACTC from Tolypothrix sp. PCC 7712 includes these protein-coding regions:
- a CDS encoding WD40 repeat domain-containing protein, translating into MFKIYFPTNDLSTVVFSPNHQYVATASADKTARIWEFTNGKEITCMRHEGYVYSVAFSPDSKYLATASADKTARIWEVPSGREISRLTNNDIKTVVFSSDGKYLATTSNDGTVKVWLWRAEDLIQEACNHLTRNLTPEEWQQYLNDESYRT
- a CDS encoding caspase family protein encodes the protein MSRDALVVGINQYPFLKDTPTSKAKHLVSAANNAEAIAQRLEEYGDFRVRRLPEVLQGEQRQVASEGLVKSDTLEDAIIQLFNPVGASIPETALLYFIGHGLRKNRGGVTEGFLASSDVAPRKNQWGVSLRWLGELLQKSPVKQQIVWLDCCYSGELFNFAQADLGTSLQKQTRFLIAASREFELAEEDIDGKHGVFSKALWQGLDPRQQPDGLVNNDKLIEYIAQTLKDTPQQPIWYNPNQEIILTGEREDVLIDIPDGVCPYKGLRFFEVADADYFYGRELLTQKLIQSIQVGKGNFLAVLGVSGSGKSSLLRAGLIYQLQQQRRLPGTEEWKIRIFTPAEQPLVSLATAFLDESATDIQRAEQLKIAEDAINEGATGLARLIKASRSPRTLLIIDQFEEIFTVCQNLSDRQQFIASLLGALQQTADKLCLIFAMRDDFLGKCAAHHELADLIESNLVMVTPMSVEELQRAIREPAAKLGRKIEENLINAILQDLGIAVEQPTQEAEPGMLPLLSYTLEQLWQRQTFNWLKLDSYHQLGGVRKTLENLAEQTYKELSVEEQKIADLIFINLTQLGEGTPDTRKQVPQRDLVSLSKSAQLVEQVIQKLAKAKLIVTSEQRRGKEKVAVVDVAHEALIRHWSRLRELLDNNREAIRTERKIQAAAEEWQDKEKSQDYLLTGLRLAEIEKFLHNEVDTVPLSNLAKEFIQNSQEYQIQQELHWKKLYEEAEEQRKIALARQLAAQSELLRNQQPRLLERSVLLAVESVKRYHSVETDQALRQGLSLLARPLLNLKNEYKNMTTAISFSLDSNLLAVHQEEDTVQIWQWNSNILLKSLKHRKQISPPLNSHNYNFSISSSFFIDDDYLVTISNESFINNAYQYDYHTIWVWELLTGKAISSETLRTIIIDIDFCASRNYIVAVLPLSYFDPQVNAIVHKSQVIFWQLINRKLTPIRKLISESEISAIALHPNLECLALSYKNQVIFVMWDSEQEFKSIEQEEVSIVVFSPDGSYLATAVNDLSKQKYTVSVWDIITRKEIIRIPHTDILYSLAFSPDGKYLATTGRSGITHIWQIDSGQESARINHDTYVHKIVFSPVYNEDHIIASSSAQIWKLDCMPEVTSIDYKTKDVQSINNEIMCGSVFSPDCKHLATIYENKNIQIWNINNGKELVSHIVYDMPVKLLCFSPNGEYIATVIKDNTLYIKRWKDYTSESLVLIKGKDLGKLIRSLIFSPDGKYLAIAIETLNNRMWEIRVLSIEDKIAHSQTNQNTANQVWEVLSQEESKYITYEETEVTVVKQNNDRQIKVNNVTLSCDEENLYLAIARSDGVAIIWSLGNENKIIQIAHENID